A DNA window from Zingiber officinale cultivar Zhangliang chromosome 3A, Zo_v1.1, whole genome shotgun sequence contains the following coding sequences:
- the LOC122052958 gene encoding choline monooxygenase, chloroplastic-like: MAAKHGIWSSTNFIDVGFLRSSSSSCSTRSCTVSVVRRSSSSSSSSTEIGISQAQLRMVEAFDPKIPLVEASTPPSSWYTDSSFLDLEFERVFFRGWQAVGYTEQIERPHDFFTGRLGNVEFVICRDADGDLHAFHNVCRHHASILATGSGKKSCFICPYHGWTYALDGSLLKATRITGIKNFNKDEFRLVPLEVTTWGPFVLVRLDGNPSSQQRGSMKTVGNEWLGSSSNILSTNGVDSSLKHVCRREYSLQCNWKVFCDNYLDGGYHVPYAHGGLASGLNLDSYSTLMYEKVSIQRCEGASAEQNFDRLGSKALYAFVYPNFMINRYGPWMDTNLVVPLTTTKCQVVFDYFLDTSLVDDKAFIERSLEESERVQLEDIALCEGVQRGLESPAYCSGRYAPAVEMAMHHFHCLLHKFLTNV, encoded by the exons ATGGCCGCTAAGCATGGCATCTGGAGCTCTACCAATTTCATAGATGTCGGCTTCCTTCGTTCCTCATCTTCTTCTTGCTCGACCCGTAGCTGTACCGTCAGCGTCGTGCGcagatcttcttcttcctcctcttcgtccacGGAAATCGGGATATCGCAGGCTCAGCTCCGAATGGTTGAGGCGTTCGATCCAAAGATTCCTCTTGTTGAAGCTAGCACCCCTCCCAGCTCGTGGTACACGGACTCTTCCTTTCTTGACCTCGAGTTTGAGCGCGTCTTTTTCCGTGGATGGCAGGCTGTTG GCTATACTGAGCAAATCGAGCGTCCTCATGATTTCTTCACTGGAAG GTTAGGGAATGTTGAGTTTGTCATCTGCCGAGATGCTGATGGGGATCTTCATGCCTTCCACAATGTGTGCCGCCACCATGCCTCAATACTTGCCACCGGAAGTGGGAAGAAGTCATGCTTTATATGCCCTTACCAT GGTTGGACATATGCTTTAGATGGCTCACTCTTGAAGGCCACTAGAATCACAGGAATTAAGAACTTCAACAAGGAT GAATTCAGACTTGTACCTTTGGAAGTGACTACTTGGGGACCATTTGTTCTTGTTAGATTGGATGGGAATCCCTCATCTCAACAGAGAGGTTCTATGAAAACGGTAGGAAATGAATGGCTTGGGAGTTCTTCCAATATCCTCAGCACAAATGGAGTTGATTCTTCACTGAAACATGTCTGTAGACGTGAATATAGTCTCCAGTGCAATTGGAAG GTTTTCTGTGACAACTACTTGGATGGGGGTTATCATGTTCCTTATGCTCATGGAGGTCTTGCATCCGGACTTAATCTTGATTCTTACTCTACGCTT ATGTATGAGAAAGTTAGTATTCAAAGATGTGAAGGTGCTTCAGCTGAACAGAACTTTGATCGGCTTGGTTCAAAGGCATTGTATGCTTTTGTATACCCTAACTTCATGATAAACAG GTATGGTCCATGGATGGACACTAATTTAGTTGTTCCATTGACCACAACCAAATGTCAAGTTGTGTTTGATTATTTTCTGGACACCTCTCTTGTG GATGACAAGGCCTTCATTGAAAGAAGTTTAGAAGAGAGTGAGAGAGTGCAG TTAGAAGACATTGCACTATGCGAAGGAGTTCAGCGCGGTTTGGAATCACCAGCCTACTGCAGTGGAAGATATGCACCAGCAGTGGAGATGGCCATGCATCACTTCCACTGCCTTCTGCACAAGTTCCTCACCAACGTCTAA